From the genome of Lemur catta isolate mLemCat1 chromosome 18, mLemCat1.pri, whole genome shotgun sequence:
GTGAGCTGCTGGCTGTGCATAAGGGAACAGTGCATGCTTTAAAGTGCCCCCGGGCCACTGGAATTTGGGTGGCTCAATGTGAGCATTAGGCTTTGTTGGCTCTCAGTGGTCAACAGATAGTCCAGAATGTTATCACTGGGTACGTCTCAGGGCCATCTTGCTGTTGGCCTTCACTCCCTAGCTATCTACACCCCAGTCATCCCAGTGGTGATGTAGTCTGGTAAAAGTATTGCCAAGGaatcaaaaagaatgaagtgtttcttttttgttcttctgtatTTTAAACATTCATCAGGTGCTCACTGTGGCAGGCCCCGAGCTTTATGGTCCTTGAATCCTCACCACTCTGTGAAACAGCGTGGtcatccccatttacagatggggaaccgaaggctcagggaagtcacctggcttgctcaaggccacacagctagtaagtaggaAAACCAGATCTAGGAGCCAAGCTGCTAGCAAGTCAGTGGCCACTGATTTTATAAGCAGGTCAAGGTTAAGTAGAAACTCAGTAACCAAGTTCTTAAACTGGGGCTGTCAGAGGAGTGGGAAAAATTTCATGGAAGTTCACAGGACTGCCAGATCGCCCCCTGTGAGCACCAAGAGAGGTTTTGGTCGTAGTGGCAAAGCCTGGCACCTTCCTACACATGATCCTGTGTATGCTGGGTCATAGGTTTGCTTTCCTGCTGGTTCTCACCTCTGTTGTTGACTGTCTTTGACCTTCTGCCCACGTTAAAATTATGGCAAATAAAATACGTACAAACACAGACTAGTAATTTCTTTCCCCACCCTTTTGTTAAGTAAAGGTTATTTGAACTAGTTTCTTTGTCTTGGAATCAAATATTCCTGCTGAGGGTGCCACCAGCTACACATAGACTATGACAGGGATCCTGAGCTCTCCTAGGCCTTTTATCAAAATGAAGTTCAGACAACATATGACAGATAAACACAGCTGCTTTCTGATCTAATCACATCTTCTAAAAACTATAGTTGAAATTGGTGCCAAGTCTCCTTCAGCTTTGGGGGAGAAGTGTCCTGATGACCTTGTTCCAAGAGGTGAGTTTTTTAAGTTgttctttgcctttttgcagGAGCAAAATACAGAGACAACCAGCTGCCTCCTTCCAAATGTTTCTCCAGGGGATTATATAATTGAGGTATGTATAACTCAGGAAAACCCTACTATTAATTCTACAGAATGAACCCAGTTCATGTAGAATTCCAACTGTTTGCAACACTGAAATTTCAAGCCATTAAAGGTGTGCacagttgtatttttatatggttcttaacatgcttttaaaaaaagtttatacaTAATTGACTTTTgatcttttcattaaatattttaaataaatatttttatgtaaccaCATAGTCCATATATAATCATGGTTTAAAATCTATGTatcggctgggcacagtggctcatgcctgtaatcctagctctttgggaggcctgGCAGGAGAAAcccttaaggccaggagtttgaaactagcctgagcaacatagtgagaacctgtctctgcaaaaaatagaaaaaaaaaattagctgagtgtggtggcatgtgcctgtagtcccagctactcaggaggctgaggcaggaggattgcttgagcccaggagtttgagattgcagtgagctatgatgatgccactgtactccagcctggcaaacagagcaagaccctgtctcaaaaaaacaaatactagaGTAAAATTTATGTAGCATAGTCCTTCATACTACAaagatatattttccaaattttagcttaaaaatttttgttttagtattaaaacagcaaaataaaagttATGCCTATTACATCTGTCTATACTTCTCTAGAGTTTGTGCTGCTGTTCTACGTAAGTGTATAGGAGTTCTAAACACTACTTCAAAGAGCTTGCgaatgaaatttcttttcttttttttaaattacttttccagAACCAAATTGGTACTacaaaaaaatgagtaaaaggaaaatagaaaaggaaattaatgatTTGTCCATAGCCCCACTATTCAAGGACAACGAACATGTCTTAACATTTTGGTAGAAACACCGAGTTCTGGCATTCCTCAGTAGCAGCAGTATGTCGTTTTGGACTGACACGCCTTCATAAAGAAAGCATTAATGAAGGCCCAGTAAAATCAGTGGTAGGAAGCCAGTTTAATTGAAAATTGTTAGAATGTGGGACTTGCCAGCTGAGTTCTTTAATAAATAGCCTTTTGATTCATGAACGGAAACATGATGAAGCTTAAAGTTTTGAGCTGGTAAAGCAGAGATGAACCTGCATGTACTTAATGCCTAGTCTGGGCCTGGCCAGTGATGACAGGCACCAACAGCTCTCTTTTCCCTCCATCATTCTCCTATACTTGCCCCCTGACCGGCCACGTCCCCCACTGCCCActgaaggaaaaatgaatgaaatcaccATTTCTTCCCCTTACCCGGTAGACGTAATTTGTTGAGACGctatgatttaaaagaaataatacagcaTCCTCTCTTTTGCAGCTGGTGGATGACACTAATACAACAAGAAAAGTGGTGCATTATGCCTTAAAGCCAGGtaggtatttttttgttgtttgaaatTTTGGCTCTAGACTACCATAGACTAAGCTATATGATACTTTCTATACTTCATGGTTTACAAAACCAAAACTAAAtcctgcttctttctcttaaatGATGTTCCATCAAATCTGACTTTCATTCCACTCTAATGTAGATGCCTGGAAGATCAAAGCCAGTGTGGTgtgtgtagctgggactaaatAAATACTCAATTGTCCTCTGAAGAAaagtggtgggaggggaggttTCCTTAGGCAAAATTCCCACTCAAAGGTATTTAATGTCCCAGCAGACTCTTAACTGTTGAATTGTTCTctacaaccctttaaaaatgaacTGTTGAATCGTTTTATAATCACCAAATACGCTCTAAAGAAAGGTGGTTGTGGGGTCCTAGAACCTGTTATGCAGCttatgtttaaaaaggaaaaaaagttgtttCCCTTTGAACCTGTTACATTGCTTATGTTTAAAAACTTTACCTTTGAAATTTCCCAGTGCATTCCCCATGGGCTGGGCCCATCAGAGCTGTGGCCATCACTGTGCCTCTGGTCGTAATATCAGCATTCGCAACGCTCTTCACTGTGATGTGCCGCAAGAAGCAACAAGGTATCTCTTTGTGTGCCATGTCCCCCCACACAAGGGGCAGACCATGGGTCGCTGCCAGTAGAGAGGGAGACTGCGAGTGTATGGTCCCTCCAGGTTGGTGTCTCAGAAGCCTCGTAGGTCCTGGTCAGTTCCCTGGGGACTGTAGTTCCCAGAATCAAACTAATTTGGCTTTTAGCCTCGGAGCCACTAAAAGGACAGGCATAATTCTATTCTCAAACTCAGGATAGTAAATTCAAGGGCAGAAAGAAAGTCTAAAGCACGAGTAAGGTTATAAGTAGCACTTGATCCCTTATAAAAGGTGTCATGAGAGAGCTTCTGGGGAGATGGAAATGATCCATATCTTGgtctgggtggtggttacacaggtgtatacTTACATAAAAATTCACTGAGATACACACTTAGGATTTACACATTTTACCTTTGTAAACTATACTCtaataaaaactttgtttttcaaaggtCAACTCTGCCAGTGCTTAATTGGTCTACTAGGTACACTGGGCTGCTAACCAGGGTGGCCCCTGCAGCATTTCttggcttgtccaaggtcaatTTCAGGTTAAGAACAATTTGGGACCATTTGGTGCTCCACTGCGGAAATCAGCTGTCCCATTCCCAGCAATGACCCAAGGAGCTGATGGGGTTGGGTGCTGGGACTGTTCTAGGTAGACATGTCAACTGTTCTTTCTCAAAGATAGCATTGGGTTCCAAGTCTTAGGGAGCAGGACAAAGCATTGCTTATAAGTATAAACACTATCTTATTTtccaatttagaaaatatatattcacatttagATGAAGAGAGCTCTGAGTCCTCTACCTACACCGCAGTGCTCCCCAGAGAGAGGCTCCGGCCGCGGCCCAAGGTCTTTCTTTGCTATTCCAGTAAAGATGGCCAGAATCACATGAATGTCGTCCAGTGCTTCGCCTACTTCCTCCAGGACTTCTGCGGCTGTGAGGTGCGGAATCGAAAGTCTCTTCTCTTACCTTAGACAAGACACTTGCTCTGTACTCTCTCCCCACGGccttctcttttcctccaggCCTGCTTCAATGACATCTACTCTTGACTAGTGCCACAGCTTCCAAACTGGGGAAAGTCTTGTCAGTCTTTCAGTCTGACCTACCCATAAGCAGCACTGAATGTTTTATAACACTTAGTTCTAACCCTGACACATTCCTGCTCAAAAGCCTTGAGTAAAACCCACCTGGAAGGAGTTTTGTAAGCATTAAAAAGACCAGCAGCTGCCATGGGAACATAAAGCCAGGTTGAGGGGGGTCGTGTAAGACATCCTGGAAGAGCATATTCAGGACAGAAGCCCCACTGGAGGGTTGAAGAGAGAATGGCGAGTAAAGCAGTGAGTTGACACAATTCTTTGGGGGAGTTTTGCTAAGAAGGGGAATGGAGAATGGGGCTGCCACTGGAGGGGATCGTGGGGTCCAGGCAGGAATGGTTAACAAAGGGCTCTGTGAGGCTGTTTGATCATTGACTAGAACAAGTCGTGGAAAGGGAGAAACTGGTGATGCAGGAGAGGGCAAGTGGCTGGAGAGGAGCAGGAGGTAGGAGGACTCCCAGAAAACAATAATGTGTCAGGTGCTCAAATTGTCTTCTCTGGTTTTTTTGCTGTTCTCTTGAGTTGAGCTATTATGTTAATATTGCAGTTTTTCTATAATGTCACAGTGGTCATTTTTAGAGTGAAGTCTGAAACTCTCAGGGAAGGTACATCCTGTTTCTTACAAACACAATATTTGTACAATAACTGTGTAATTAGAAGTTACTTGTGATTTCAAACTGCCCACTGGCATGTTTCTCGGTCTCTCCACGTGGTGAGGGTGCCCTCTGGTGTCAGTGCAATGTACTTACAAGGCTGGGGCCCAGGTTCCCCCTGCAGGAAAGCTCTGCGGAAAAACAAGGGCAGACTGGTGGCACACAGTCTTCAGACATCACAAACAACACAGTTTGCTCTACTTTGCAGGTAATTAGCCTCTGGGGAAAACACTCTCCCAATTAGGATTGTAATATTtactgtagaaaatttggaaactagAAAAGGATGACAAATAAAAAATCGCCTGTAATCCCcacctggagaaagaagaaccACAGTTAATGCATGTCCATCCAGTCTTTTTCTGCATAGGTGAACTAACAGATACATTTGCATTTTGGGCAgatttgaatgtttttcttctgtctcttcaCTTAACAATTTTctacattattattatagtagTCTAAAACTGCAATTTAAAACAGCTACATGATCATCAATATTGACTCACCAGAACTGAGTTACTCCAAACTGTTAAATATCTCAGTAGTTCAATACTGCCTATTTCTGATGATTTCCCAAGAATGGAtgcctagaaatggaattactgggtcaaagataggaacattttaaaaatgcttgctGTATGCTCCCAGTTAGTTTTAGCATGTATAATATTAGCAAGAATTCAGGAAAGTATAAGAcaatttaggattattttcaaCAAGTGGATGGATGTTGGggcttttttcccttccctttggtAACGTCTTAGAGCAGAAGAGTAGAACAAAGCCATTTCAGAATGCCCGTCTCCTGTAAgagtctgtggctgcttttattGGTCATAGACATTGGGAATTAGTTTCTGAACTACAGAAAGGAAGACAACAACACAATTGACGTTTTCAGCAGAATCAGATGAATGTGGTCTGAGAAGGTGAAGCCCTGTGAGGGGCCATGCATGCCTGGTTTTCTTTCCATTGTCAGGGATTCCCCCCCCAACCTCCTTACTAGACCCCCCTTGGAGGTAAGTGCCTTGTCTGTTATAGGCCTTGTAGAGATGTGACCCTACAGGCCTCTGTGAAGCCATGGAGGGAGGTGCTAGTTACTCCTAAGTAAGTGAACCAGAATGGCCGTGTTACTGCAGTTCACTACCTTTTTCCACAGCTGTTGACCAACTGGTAAACAGTATAGCTGACCCTGGGGCTGTGAGAGTGGCCAGGGAGGTCCTCTTTGTCAGTCATGCTCTCTGGACATGAGTCACTTATCACTGTGGGTGACTGTGGCATCCAGGCCTGGGTCCTATCTCCAGCCCACTTAGAGGTCATTCAGCCACGTCCTCCTCTCAGAGCCTGCCAGCCTTCTCTCCAGGAtcttcccctcccttccaggCAGCCTCACTTACCAGGTACACCAACCCCAATCCTTTGTGTTCTGTGCTCTCCACCACACTGTAGGTTCCTTGAAGATGTCCTATGTAGTGTGTGACTCAGGCGAGTTGCCAAAAGTTCTGTGTTTCTGTCTCCTCACTTGTACGACAGGAGTGGTAATGATCCCAAATGATGCTAAAATGAGCTGATGGATGGCAAGTCCTTGCAGAAGGACTGGGGTATGACCATCATCCACAGAACCTTAGCTGTTCCTTGGTGCCAGGTAATGTGGAGCTTACACATAGCTGTGCTACTAATGGGTAAGGGACAGATGATGCGACCTCCTCTGACATTTCTGTTCTTGTTACCTGCTTCTCCAGACTCTTCCTGGGCGTTTTGTACAAGTGAGTGAGGTGCCTTCTCTTCCCAGGTGGCTCTGGACCTGTGGGAAGACTTCAACCTCTgtagagaagggcagagagagtGGGTCATCCAGAAGATCCAGGAGTCCCAGTTCATCATTGTGGTTTGTTCCAAAGGCATGAAGTACTTTGTGGATAAGAAGAACTACAAACACAAAGGAGGCAGCCGAGGCTCAGGGAAAGGGGAGCTCTTCCTGGTGGCGGTGGCGGCCATTGCCGAAAAGCTCCGCCAGGCCAAGCAGAGTTCCTCCGCGGCGCTCAGCAAGTTCATCGCCGTCTACTTTGATTATTCCAGTGAGGGAGATGTCCCTGGCGTCCTGGACCTAAGCACCAAATACAAACTCATGGACAATCTTCCCCAGCTCTGTTCGCACCTGCACTCCCGAGACCACAGCCTCCAGGAGCCGGGGCAGCAGCCGGGACCCGGCAGCAGAAGGAACTACTTCCGGAGCAAGTCAGGCAGGTCCCTGTACGTCGCCATTTGCAACATGCACCAGTTTATCGACGAGGAGCCCGACTGGTTCGAAAAACAGTTCGTTCCCTTCCATCCTCCCGCACTGCGCTACCGGGAGCCAGTCCTGGAGAAGTTTGACTCCGGCTTGGTTTTAAACGACATCATGTGCAAACCGGGGCCCGAGAGTGATTTCTGCCTAAAGGCCGAGGCGTCTGTCCTTGGGGTGACTGGGCCGGCCGACTTGAACCCAGAGAGTCAGCACACGGGCCTGGACGAAGACGCCGAGGCCCGGCCCACCCCTGGCGGTGGCgctgccctgcagcccctgctgcACGTGGTGAAAGCCGGCAGCCCCTCGGACATGCCGCGGGACTCGGGCATCTACGACTCCTCTGTGCCTTCGTCGGAGCTGTCTCTGCCGCTGATAGAGGGCCTCTCAACCGACCAGACAGAAACGTCTTCCCTGACCGAGAGCGTGTCCTCCTCTTCAGGCCTGGGTAAGATGCCACGGGGTCTGGTTACTGACACAGGGCGTTGCCTTTAGCTACTTTAGAAATCCCTCCAAGCGTTTCTCTAGTTTTGGTGCCAATTTATGAAGCGGCGAAATCTGATGGGAACACAGCTCCTTTGATATTTTTGATTCATCCCAGGTAATATGAATACTCACACGTTTGATTTGCAGAAATGCTCTAAATTACGGTGAGTTGCCGAGACTATGAGGGGTGTTATGAAACATACAGAATGTGCATTTTATCACCTTTATAAACTCCAAACCCATTGGTCCCCAAGGGTCTTGGATAAGGGTCTGTGGACCTGTGTCTTTTTTGGGACCTGCAGTGTTCAGCCCTCCCCCCAGTTGTCTTTAAAGCTACGGGTGTTGAGCCTGCGGTTCATGGGCACGGTATTCTCTCCATCCTAGCTCAGCACAGGACCCCAGTTAGGGGGGCTCTGCAGGAGGGCCCACTTCCCCAGGGGGCCCCAGCAGGATGCCATCTCAGGATGCTCCTTACCAGGCTTGTAACTAATTGGAGTCATGCATGCAAACCCTTGACCCTCAAGGAAGGTCTCTTTCTTCCTCAACTAAAGGAACTAGAATCTGTTAGGAGGATGAGACTGCCCCATCTTGAGCTGGTTGGGATGCCTGCCTCATTTGTGCAAAGCCCATACTCCAAACTCAGATCCAGCCACGTTCTGGCACGAACACCTGGCCCAGTGAAATGCAATGACTGTGTGActctgtcctctcttctctccttagGTGAGGAGGagcctcctgcccttccttctAAGCTTCTTGCCTCTGGGGTGTGCAAAGCAGAACTTGGTTGCCGCAGCTACACTGATGAACTCCACGCGGTTGCGCCTTTGTAAGGAAATGAAAGAGTCTAAGCATTGCCACTTTAGCTGCCACCTCTCTCTGATTCTGCAGTTCATCTCTGGTTGCGTGGCCCACTTGGAGCTGAGGTCTCATGCAAGGATATTTGGAGTGGAAATTCTGGCCAGTAATTGCTCCCCCTTGCCCCAACCCTCTACAGGCAAAGTCTCCAATTTTCTAACCGTATGGAGCTTTGAACGGCATGTCCTTAAGGTCTGACAACGGTTTTCCATGTTAGGTCAGTCCTTGGATCAGAGCTGGTTCCGGGAGACAGGGAGGAAACATGTATAGAGGAACAGGGGAATACCTGCACTGATCATTCAGACCTTACTGAGCTCCACAAACTTGGCCTGTTTGCTGTTGGCTACTTTGATTTGAAATGCTTTGTGGAAAAAGCACTTTTAATGTCACTACAGCCACAGAAATCAAGTGCCAGTCTATCTGGAACTCGTAGATGATGTTCCTGCCCATTTTTGATGCAGAACTTATGACGCCATGGGTGTTAAATAAGCTTTGAGTCAAAGAGCAAGAAAGTGACTGAATATACAGTCACCTTTTATAAAAGGAGTCTCTGTGTATTACTGGGTGGCAGAGCTGCTAAAGTGGGCAGTGCCAGGATGACCATCTTGACCATTCCATCTGTAATGGGTTGGTCAACGTGTAGAAGAAGGCGCCGGAAGCTCAGCACATAGAGTGTCCTCTTGGTCTGAGGAAGCATCTTCTTGCATCATGTGGGGGCCAGATCTGCCTGCCATTTCCCTGGGTTACATTTACTGTGCTGCATCTCAGATGTTGCTTTctggaagtttatttttaagaaactatcCAGCTGGGCTATATTCTTGGAAGTTGCAGTTTGTGCTTTGGTTAGCCTTCTGGTCTAAAGCTGTGTCCTGAATATTAAGGATTGGAATTCACTGAAATACAGCAGCACGTGGAGGTGGTGGCCAGTTAATCTGCTGAACTGGTTTTGACTAATGACAGATCTCTTTTTAAGAAGGTAGAAAAGAGGGAACTACTATAAAAGTAAATGTTCTGTTTTTATGAATGACTTCTCTGCAGAATTCCTATTTCCAAGGAGAAAACAGCTGTTCATATCCTGTGTGTTGATTAGCGTGTGTGTAATGAATGATGTCTTGATCTCCCCTGTGGAAACCCTTCTTCTCCCCATGTCCTGGAGTGGGTGTGAGCATCTTTCTCCACCTTTTTCATGGGTGATGTTAGATTTTGGCACCCTGTTTTCTTAGTGTTCAGCCTGGGGACAGTAGTTTCCACGCCGTCATCAGATAAGTCCAACATTAAAGGGGATGCTGAGAAACATCCTGAGGGGGCCGGGGGAGTGGGGATAGGGCAGGACTTTGCCTTCCAAGCACATGCTCGGCAGGTGGTGAAGGGAGGGCTTGCACCCCTGCTGGAAAGAAGTTTGTGTGTATTTTTGATGCAAATATCATACTGCCTGTTCTGTAAAGGCAGCTGGCAGCTTCTTGGGAGAAGAACGTGCTTGTCTGTTCTCTGGCATCAAGTTTCCTGCAGCTGCtctgagagagagacagggagctGCAAGACTGTCTCCTCATAAAACCAGGCATCTCAGAGGAGAGACATTTCATGTTGTCAGCGTGGAATCTGGGATGAGCGCACAGCTCCTGCCCACGCATGACTGCCCTGCCGTTTCATCGTAGGCATATGGTTTGTGAAGGAGATTGGTCAGTTCAAACTTAATAACTTAGGAAAATTCACTTGAAACAttatcagagattttttttactGAGGCCAAAAAATGTTTTGCCCCAGAGGAATTATTAGGAGCTGCTTTTGGGGTAGCTGTTCAGCTTTGCTCATGAAATGAGCATCTCTGAGAAAGTGGCACAGAAGCAGCGTGCAAGACCGGGAGGGAAGCACTCACTGGGCTCTAAGGCTGTAGGGCAGAGAGCTTGCTACAGGGACGcacttgttataaaaataaaagggaagaaggGTCCAAAAATCAAGTCATGTTTTAGTTAGAATTTAGGGTTTGGGTACTTATTTTGAGATATTAAtgtttctgatctgtaaaatcaAACTCTAGTATACCAAGTAATGGAATGACCGTGTGATTGCCTAACACAGAAAAAGTTGAGAAGTCAAACTTCCTGGTTTTGCTTCATTAGTTTCACTTTTTTCACTCTCCCCATTATGCTAGGAATGGAAGTAGCTGCAGATTAAGGCAAAACATATGTTTTAAACATAGCTGCATTTTTTTGACTCAGATTGTCCCAGACAGTGGAAATGATaagatagaattcagaaaaaaGTTTCTGCCAAGTCACAGGTTTTTAGATATAGAAGCAAGAAATAGAATATAGGGATCATCTCAATGAAAGGCCTTGATCCTGAGAGTAAAAGGCTTGTGTGGATACATTAGACACTGTCATCTGAAAAGGAGACCAGGGTAAGTCCAGGGTTCCAGGAAAACCAAGAAGTAGTTAAAAGTAGGGAGCTAGTAGTTCATCTTAATTCACCCATGTCCTACAGAAAAAACTTAGCATCTGGTGTAGTCAGCCTTGCCGGGAGAGTGATCAGGGGTATTTAAAGCCCAG
Proteins encoded in this window:
- the IL17RD gene encoding interleukin-17 receptor D isoform X1, whose amino-acid sequence is MAPWLQLCSVFFTVNACLNGSQLAVAAGGSGRTRVADTCGWRGVGPASRNSGLHNITFRYDNCTTYLNPVGKHVIADAQNITISQYACHDQVAVTILWSPGALGIEFLKGFRVILEELKSEGRQCQQLILKDPKQLNSSFKRTGMESQPFLNMKFETDYFVKVVPFPSIKNESNYHPFFFRTRACDLLLQPDNLACKPFWKPRNLNITQHGLDMQVSFDHAPHNFGFRFFYLHYKLKHEGPFKRKMCKQEQNTETTSCLLPNVSPGDYIIELVDDTNTTRKVVHYALKPVHSPWAGPIRAVAITVPLVVISAFATLFTVMCRKKQQENIYSHLDEESSESSTYTAVLPRERLRPRPKVFLCYSSKDGQNHMNVVQCFAYFLQDFCGCEVALDLWEDFNLCREGQREWVIQKIQESQFIIVVCSKGMKYFVDKKNYKHKGGSRGSGKGELFLVAVAAIAEKLRQAKQSSSAALSKFIAVYFDYSSEGDVPGVLDLSTKYKLMDNLPQLCSHLHSRDHSLQEPGQQPGPGSRRNYFRSKSGRSLYVAICNMHQFIDEEPDWFEKQFVPFHPPALRYREPVLEKFDSGLVLNDIMCKPGPESDFCLKAEASVLGVTGPADLNPESQHTGLDEDAEARPTPGGGAALQPLLHVVKAGSPSDMPRDSGIYDSSVPSSELSLPLIEGLSTDQTETSSLTESVSSSSGLGKMPRGLVTDTGRCL
- the IL17RD gene encoding interleukin-17 receptor D isoform X2, which gives rise to MAPWLQLCSVFFTVNACLNGSQLAVAAGGSGRTRVADTCGWRGVGPASRNSGLHNITFRYDNCTTYLNPVGKHVIADAQNITISQYACHDQVAVTILWSPGALGIEFLKGFRVILEELKSEGRQCQQLILKDPKQLNSSFKRTGMESQPFLNMKFETDYFVKVVPFPSIKNESNYHPFFFRTRACDLLLQPDNLACKPFWKPRNLNITQHGLDMQVSFDHAPHNFGFRFFYLHYKLKHEGPFKRKMCKQEQNTETTSCLLPNVSPGDYIIELVDDTNTTRKVVHYALKPVHSPWAGPIRAVAITVPLVVISAFATLFTVMCRKKQQENIYSHLDEESSESSTYTAVLPRERLRPRPKVFLCYSSKDGQNHMNVVQCFAYFLQDFCGCEVALDLWEDFNLCREGQREWVIQKIQESQFIIVVCSKGMKYFVDKKNYKHKGGSRGSGKGELFLVAVAAIAEKLRQAKQSSSAALSKFIAVYFDYSSEGDVPGVLDLSTKYKLMDNLPQLCSHLHSRDHSLQEPGQQPGPGSRRNYFRSKSGRSLYVAICNMHQFIDEEPDWFEKQFVPFHPPALRYREPVLEKFDSGLVLNDIMCKPGPESDFCLKAEASVLGVTGPADLNPESQHTGLDEDAEARPTPGGGAALQPLLHVVKAGSPSDMPRDSGIYDSSVPSSELSLPLIEGLSTDQTETSSLTESVSSSSGLGEEEPPALPSKLLASGVCKAELGCRSYTDELHAVAPL